A window of Sedimentibacter sp. MB31-C6 genomic DNA:
ACATCAATTTTACCATATAAAAAAGTGAAAATATTCAACAATGAAACTAATGAAACTATAGAAGAAGAAAAATAGGAGAATATATGTTAACAGAAGATATATTATGTAAACAATTCGGTATAAGTAAAGATGTATTTAACTATGTCGCAAATATTGAAAAAAATATTAAAGATAAATACTTTAAAAAAATCGAACTGGTACGAGAGTATAATCAATATAAAGTTATAAATGCAATGCAAGAACATAATTTAGATTATACTAATTTTTATTGGAATACAGGTTACGGTTATGACGATATTGGAAGAGAAAAAACAGAGAAAATATTTGCTTCGGTATTTAATACAGAAGATGCATTAGTAAGACCTTCTATAGCATCAGGAACGCATGCTTTATATTTAACACTTTCATCCATATTACAATATGATGATGAAGTAATAGCAATATCAGGCAAGCCATATGATACGCTCCTTACTGTATTAGGAGAAGAAGGTAACGAGCCAGGTAATCTAAAGGAAAGTGGAATTAAATATAAGGAGATACCATTATATAATAGTGAAATTGATTGGGAAAGAGCAATCAAAGAAATTACCATGAAAACTAAACTACTTATGATTCAAAGGTCAACAGGTTATAGTTTTAGGTCAGCATTAACTTTGACAAAAATAAAAACTGCTATTGATAAAATACGAGAAGTTTATCCAAATATATACATAATGGTTGACAATTGTTATGGTGAATTTATTGATGATATCGAACCTTCAGATGTAGGTGCTGATGTAATTGTAGGATCACTTATTAAGAATCCCGGAGGAGGAATAGCTCTTTCTGGTGGTTATGTGGCTGGTAAAAAGGAAATAATAAATCGTGTAGCTAACCGCTTAACTGCGCCTGGAGTTGGAAAAGAAATTGGACTTACATATGGTACTACAAGAAATACTCTACAAGGATTGTTCTTTGCACCACATATAGTCAGTGAAGCTCTGAAAGGAGCCATACTCTTTGGAGGTGTTTTTAGTTCATTAGGATACGAAGTTACCCCAACTTTAGATGATGAAAGAAGCGATATAATTCAAGCGATTAAATTCAATAACAAAGATATGGTTGTTAAAATTTGTGAAGCAATTCAAAGTTCTTCTCCTGTAGATGCTCATGTAGCACCAATGCCATGGGAAATGCCAGGATATACAAACCAAGTAATTATGGCTTCAGGAGCTTTTATATCAGGATCATCAATAGAATTAAGTGCAGATGCTCCTATGAGAGCTCCATATATTGCATATATTCAGGGCGGATTGTTCTACGACCATGCTAAATTAGGAGTAATGCTGTCTCTACAAAAATTGCTAGACTTTGATGACATTAAAAATAAAATTCATCTAAAATAAACTTATTATTAACTTACAAAAATATTAGCTTAATATATAATATAATTTAAAATAGGTAGTTATCTGATTCATCCTCAGCCAACTACCTATTTTTTATATTAAAAATATTTAATTTAATTCTATTAATATTTTCTAACTACAGCTTTTACAACTCCTAATATGTATGGTTCTTTAATTAAAATTGGGTCCATTGAGCTATTTTGAGGTTGTAACCTAATATGATCCTTTTCTTTATAAAACGTCTTAACTGTAGCTTCATCTCCAATTAACGCTACAACTATATCACCATTATCTGCAGTGTTTTGAGAATTTACAATCACATAATCACCATTTAGAATTCCAGCTTCAATCATACTTTCGCCTTTAACTTTTAATACATAGGAATCATTATTACCTACAAAATCAATAGAAATAGGAAGAGTATCATCAATATTCTCAACTGCAAGAATAGGTGATCCTGCAGTAACTGTTCCTATAATAGGAACATTAACAATTTCTTTTTTAGGCATATTGCAACATATGTCATCAACATCTATTAATTCGAGAGCTCTTCTTTTATTTGTTCCTTTTTTAATATATCCTTTTTTTTCTAAAGTATTTAAGTGAGCATGTACTGAAGAAGTAGAACTTAAACCAACAGCCTTACATATTTCTCTTATAGATGGAGGATAGCCCCTAAAAGTTAATTCATCCTTTATGTATTCTAATATCTTTACTTGCTTATCGCTTAAGCCTTCACAATTCATTCGTCCACCTCTTTTGTTTTCCTTCATTTTAACACATTTATATACAAAAATCAAACATTTGTTTGTAAAAATTGTAAAATATGTATTGACTTCGAACTAATGTTCTGTTACAATTATTATAGAAAATATGTTCGAGGTGGTAATATGATTATAATGAATAAGTATAAAGTAAATAATATGAAAAAATTCAAAAGATTTATGTTCATAACAATATTATTAATTAGTATATTGGCCTTTACATTTATTATGACTTTAAATGCATATTCTAAAGATATACCTCAATTTGATTATGTAAATGTAAAAGAAGGGGACACCTTATGGTCTATTGCATCACTTTATACCGACAATAGAGAAATAAGAGAAATAATATATGAAATTTCAATTGTAAACGATATACATAATGCTTCAATATACCCAGGCGATATAATTAAAATTCCCTTACATTAATATATCATATATAATAACTAATCGAGTTTTTCTTGACATTTTAATTAATGGCTAATATAATAATATCAAGGTAGATTTTAAATAGGAGATTTTATGTTAGAGAGTGTATCAATCCAATAGATTAATTTAATAGTAAATGAGCAAAGTAGTTTAAACACAAGTGATGTTAAAAAAACATCCTTGTTTTCATTCGCTTATTTATCATGTCTATGGAAGATACACGCACTAATATTATATATGACAATTATTTTATTGTATATATAATTAATTTTCTTATATATTCTGGAAAATATAGAAAATATAGAAAATATAGCTGTGGATATCCGCAGCTTTTTTTTGTGCGACAAATATATTATAAATCTACCTTTTATTCTTTCATAGTTTAGTTTATTAAAAAGAAAGGGAAAAAATGAACAATAATACTTTTGAAAAATTACAATATGAAGAATTGAAAAATAACGTAAAAGAATTTTGTGTAAGCACTTTAGGCAAAAACTTGATTAACAAACTAAAACCTTCTTCAAATATCCAAACTGTGAAAAAAAGACTCATAGAAACAACAGAAGGAAGAAGAATTGTAGAAAGCTTCAATGTGCCATTACAAGGAATTGTTAACATTGATAATATAGTTGCAAATTTAAATAAAGGTGCTATACTAACTCCAGAAGCATTAAATAATGTATCTGACTTTTTAAGAGGTTGCAGAAAAGTAAAACTATTTATGGAAGATAAGAAATTCTATGCTCCTACATTAATGAGTTACAGTTATTCTTTAAAGGAATTAACTAGTATTGAAGATGAAATTAATACTTGTATACACAATAATTCTGTAGATTCTAATGCAACAAAAACACTAAAAAAAATAAGAAAACATATTGAAAATACTGAAATTAAAATAGAAGAAAAGCTAGAGAGTTTTTTAAAATCAGATAAAAATAAAAAATATATTCAGGAATTTTTTATAACAAATAGAAATGGAAGATTTACAATTCCTATTAAATCGTCTTATAAAAATCAAGTAGATGGAATGATTGTAGATACTTCTTCTACTGGCTCAACAGTTTTCATCGAGCCTTCAATTATTAGTAAATATACATCAGAATTATTACAACTTAAGGCTCAAGAATCTGATGAGGAATATCAAATTTTATCATTTTTAACTGGATTAGTTAAGGATTATATAGACGAAATAACAAGAAATATAGAAGTAATTGGTATATATGATATGATATTTGCTAAAGCAAAATACAGTATCGAAATTCAAGGAATTTCGCCAATTATAAATGATTATGGCTATATTAATATTATTAACGGTCGTCATCCATTACTTAAAGGCAATATTATACCTTTAAACTTTTCCATTGGAAAAGTTTATAGAACACTTATTATTACTGGCCCTAACGCAGGTGGAAAAACAGTTGTGCTGAAAGCTGTTGGTTTATTAACATTAGCAGTGCAATCAGGCTTTCACATACCATGTGATGAAGGTTCAAACATATCTATATTTAATAGTATTTTTGCTGATATTGGAGATGATCAAAGTATTGAAAATGCGTTAAGTACATTTTCATCTCACGTTAAAAACTTAGCTGAAATCATTAATAAAACAAATAAATCAACCCTTTTGCTTTTCGATGAAATAGGTAGTGGAACTGAGCCTAACGAAGGTGCAGCTTTAGCAATATCTATGCTAGAAGAAGTATATCACAAAGGAGCAATTACTGTTGCAACAACACACTATGGCGAAATTAAGAACTACACTTTGAATCATACTGATTTTGAAAATGCAGCGATGCTTTTTGATAATGAAACATTAGAGCCTTTATACAAATTACAAATTGGAAAATCAGGGAAAAGCAATGCTTTGTGGATTGCAGATAAAATGGGAATAAACAACAATGTAATTAAAAGAGCTAAAAGTTATATTGATACTAAAGTTTATGATTATAGTATTGTTGATAAAGGTAAAGTTAGAATTGAAAAATATATTTCTAATAATGATATTTCATTTACCTATGAAATAGGAGATAGAGTATATTTATCTGAATATAAAGACTATGGTTTAATATATAAATCAAAAAATGAATTTAACAACGTTACTGTTCTTTATAATGATGACTTCATAGAAGTTAATATAAAACAAATTAAATTACAATATAAAGCCAAGGATTTATATCCTTCAGATTATGATTTAAATACTCTTTTTACAAGTTTTGAAGATAGAAAATTGGAAAAAGATATTGCTAGAGGATCCAAAAAAGCTCTGAAAAAACTTATGAAAAAGGAAAGTAAATAATTGAAAAGCCAAGCTCTTACATTATTAATACTAGAGCTTGGCTTAATAAATACTTTTAAATATCATTTAAAGGATTATGTTTAACAGCTTCACGTAATTGTTTTTTATCTATATGCGTATAAATTTGTGTAGTAGATACACTTTCATGACCAAGTAATTCCTGAAGTGCTCTAATATCTACATTACCATACTGATACATCAAAGTTGCAGCAGTGTGGCGCAATTTGTGAGGAGAGTAGTGCTTGCCAGATAAACCGGCTTCATTTAAGTATTTACAAACCATGTGTTGAACACCTCTTTGAGTGAATCTAGTTTTACGATTACTTAAAAATAGCGCGTTTTCATGGCCAGGCTTTGAATCCGGTTTTACAGCAAGATAATCTTCAATGGCTTTTACACAGGCATCATTCAAGTAAATTGTTCTTTCCTTGTTACCTTTACCTACAACAGTTAATGTATCACCTTTGATTTTATCTATATCAATACTTATTAGCTCTGATAATCGAAGCCCACAATTTAAAAATAATGTAATTATTGCAAAATCACGTTTTTCATTAGCCCCATTAATAGATGTAAGTATATCCTTTGATTCATCTAAAGACAAAGCTACAGGTAAACGACTGTTTTTTTTTGGAGTTTCTAAGTCAATGGCAGGATTTTCAGAAATTAACCTAACAATGGAATATAAATATTTAAAAAAAGAGCGAAGGCATGCAATTTTTCTAGCCTTAGTTCTATTAGAATTATTCCTTTCTCTGTCCATAAAAGCGATAAAAGCATGAAGGTCCATAATTTTAATTTTTTTTAAAATATCTAAAGTAACTAAGTTAATATCTATATCATCAAAAACGTCAATCTTAGAACTTAATTTATATCTTACTACTATAAATCTATAAAAGGTTCTTAGGTCAAGGAAGTATTCACTGACCGTTTTTTCTGATCTGCCTTTAATAGATAACATATATTCTAAAAAATCACTCATTGGAGGAGGGCATAGGTCATTATAATTCGTATACATAATATTCTCCTTGGATAAATTAAATTGTCGCAAAATCTTTATAATTAAATTATATACAAAAATGGGAAGAAAGACAAGCCTTCAAAAAAATAAAAATCAAAGTCTTTGTTTTTATTTTTGTTAAAATTATTAAACTTTCTGATATAGTACTAGAAATATCCAAATAGTTTTGATACTAATGGTATAAATGGTCAATTAATGAAATAACTTTCGTTAAAACGCATTTTAAAGCCTCGTTTTTTTTATCTGATTTTCTATTTAATGTCATTAAAAACTAAAGGTATAAATAGTCGTTTGATAAAATAACTTTCGTTAAAACGCATTTTAAGGCGTCGTTTTTACAAAGACTAGCAATTAGCCATAGAAAACTAAACCTATATAATTAATGTGTGAAAATATATATTTTATATAATTAATTGCATAATATAATTATAAATCAATATAAATTAATCTATAAAATAAATTAAACCATCTAAGACAAATTAATTTATATCATCACAAAACCTGTTTTTATATTAAAATGACTAAAGTTAACAAAATAGTGAAATTTGAACTATTTTAAGGGCTCTTCTCTCAAATTAATGGTTTTATGTCGCAAAATAGATATTTTGCGACATAAAAATTTTATATTTATAGAGAGATTTTAACATCTCCCTTTCAATTTAATAGCTTTTTTATTTATATTTAATAAGCTTACTGCTTCATATTAAAATTCTTTATTCTTATATATTGATAATGAAATCAAAACTGATATTGAAAATAATACTAAAGCAAATACGGGAGATAAATATATTATTAATTTAAGAATTTCTGCATCAAAAGATGGCATTTCAAGTCCTAATTTAGACAATATCACTATGATTCCTGTTGGAGCAAACAAAACTATCATCATTAAAATACGCCCTTTTTCCACTCCAAATTTAAATAGGATTGATATTTTCCTTAATCGAATACATTTCATTTTTATTATCTTTATCTAAAATTGTAATTATTCCTTCGTCTCGATTTATTAAATCTAGAATAAGTTTTATAGTTGTACTTTTGCCAGCTCCATTTTCTCCAATAAAACCCATTATGCATCCTTTAGGCATGCCAATATTAACATTGTCTAACTTAAAATCTTTATATTTCTTTGTTACATTTTCTAATTTCAATGCATATTCCATAAGTTACTCTCCTTCATAAAATAAAGTCAACATTTCTATTAATTCGTCTAGCTTTATCCCACAATTATAAGATAATTTAATAATTTCCTGCATATGATTTTCAATTTCCTTCAGCTGTTGCTCTTTAATTAAATCAATATTCCGGCTTGCAACAAAACTTCCTTTTCCGGTAAAGGAAACGGTAAATCCCTCTCTTTCAAGTTCTTCATATGCTCGTTTTGTTGTAATCACACTGATTCGCAGCTCTTTTGCCAAAAGCCTCATTGAAGGCAGCGCATCTCCTTCATTTAATTCGCCCGAAATAATAAGTGACTTTATCTGTGAAACAATCTGTTCATAAATAGGTTGACCGCTTGAATTACTAATTATTATATTCATCTTTACCACCATCTATAATGTATATATTCATTATACACATTATAGATGCTTTGTCAATAAAAAATTCTATAATAGGTGAAATAATTTCTATATTGTTTAAATAAATCATAATTGTTTAAATAAATCATAAAAAAAGGCGTTACGCTGATTTCTCAATGCAACAACCCTGTTTTGTTAATTATCATATCAACTAGATAATGCGCTTATTTAAACTATATTCATACTTCTTTACCCTTGTCATTTTATATTATTCATCTCATATTCTACAGTTACCAAAGCTTGAACAGAGTATGAATTGTTTACTTCATCAGAAAAATCAAATGTAAGATTTTATGCCTAACTAATTATTTTTATTTACAAGTTCTATAGCCTCTTTGCCGGTCATATGTTCAATTTTAATTTCAATTAAACAAACTCTGTTCCATTCTTTAGTAATTTCTAGTTGTCCCTCTTTAATATAATCCGGTGAATATTTTTCTACTAAACTCTCTAGGGCTTGTCGTCTATCTGAATCCTCTGTAAGAATCCTTGCCCTACCAAATATAGAAACACTTCTAAAATGAGTAGTAAATGTTTCTTGAATTACATCATCTTTCTCTATTACTGAAAAAGTCACTTTATCATTTTTTACTATACTATCAATTTTATGTCCTTGTTTTGCACTATGTATATATATCTTACCATCTTTATAAGTATAACTTACAGGAACAGTATATGGATAACCGTCATCACCTATTACTCCTAGCACACCAGATGTACATGACTTTAGAATATCTACAGTCTTTTCTTCCGCTAACAATTGTTTTTTTCTTCTCATTTCTCTAAACATAATAATTTCTCCTCTCTTAATGGTAGCAGGTTCTATTCTCTCCCGAATCAATGTACCCACACTATAATTGTAACTTATTTCCACATTTAATGCAATCATGTAATTTTCTTCCGAGCCATAAAATCCATACCTCTTTATAATTACTGTTGCAATTGATATTTCCGGTAATATATAAACTTAGAAGCTGAAGAAGCGTAGCGACTGAAGCTTTAAAAATTTGCTCGGCGTCTTACTTATTTATACTATATAATGCAATCAGACACTGTGGACTTTTTATTGTATCCCTATAGCTTGACTATTTGCTAGGAGTCCTACATACACACAACTAAAGATTCCAACAATGATTTAAAGGTCCTCTTCCCTTTCCTATATTTAATCCTGCTTTTAAAGCACCTGTAATATACTCTTTTGAATTTTGTATACTTGTCTTAATATCATAACCCTCAGCCAAGTTACAAGCAATTGCTGATGAAAGTGTACATCCTGTTCCATGAGTGTTTTGACTTTCTATTCTTGTTTGTTCGTACCACATAAACTTTCCATTACAATATAACAAATCATCACTGCTGAAAGTTAAATGCCCTCCTTTAATAAGAATATAACCTGAATAACTTTCTGATATTTTAACTGCAGCTCTCTGCATGTCTTCCTTGCTCTGAATTTCAAAACCACATAGCACCTGAGCTTCTTGAATATTTGGCGTTATTACAGTCGCCAGAGGTATTAATTTGTTTATAAGCATTTCAATTGAATCATCCTTGCAAAGTTTACTTCCACTTGTAGCTACCATTACCGGATCAAGAACTATTTTTTTTGCTTTGTATTGAATAAGCTTATCGGCGATAACTGATATTATTTCTTTATTTGAAACCATACCTATTTTAACTGCATCAGGATATATATCAGTAAAAATCGTATCCATTTGCTTTGATACAAATTCTGGCGAAGATTCAAATACACCATATACTCCGGTTGTATTTTGAGCAGTCAATGCTGTTATAACACTCATACCGTAAACTTTGTGACTATTCATAGTTTTTAAATCTGCTTGGATACCTGCTCCGCCACTTGAGTCAGATCCGGCTATTGTTAATACCTTTTTCATTTTTTCACCTTCATTCTATTATTTTCTTTGTTAATTTTATAAGTTCAGATGCAGCATTTCTAATATTGTCCTGTGCAAAGATTGCTGATATCACAGATATACCAGATATATCTGTACCTGTTAGTTCAAGTACATTATCTTTTGTTATTCCTCCAATTGCAACAACAGGTACATTAACTGATTTACATATGTTCCTCAGTGTTTCAATTGAAACACTATCAGCATCAAGTTTTGTTGATGTATTAAAAACTGCTCCAACACCAATGTAATCCGCTCCGTTTTGTTCAGCCTTAACCGCCTCTGCCACTGTTTTCGCTGAAAGGCCAATTATTTTGTCATAACCTAATTTTTGCCTTGCTGTTATAATTTCTTCATCACTTTGTCCTATATGCACACCGTCTGCATTAACTAAAACTGCTATATCTACATTGTCATTTATGACAAATGGAATATTATATTTGTCAGTTACTTTCTTCACTTCTTTGGCTGTTTTTAAAAATTCTTCTAAACATAAGTTTTTTTCTCTTAATTGAATGAACGTTACTCCTCCTAATATTGCCTCTTCCACTATTTCAGGAAGTGTCTTACCATTTAACCATGTCCTATCTGTAATTGCATATAGAACTAATGATTTATTATTTAATTTCAAGTTTTGCACCTTCTTTCAGTATTTGAACATCTAGTTTACTAATATAATCTATTAAATGAGCCTTTAATAAAGATGTTCCATCGTCATTCTTTTTCATTTTTTCATAAGCAAGTTCACCACATAGTCCCATGGAACATACTGCAGCTGCTGTGGCTTCTAAAAAATTGCTCTTGTTGGCTCCGCAATAAGCACCAACTATAGAAGAAAGCATACATCCTGTTCCGGATATTTTACTCATCAAAGGATGTCCGTTTCTAATCAAATATGTTTTTGAACCATCTGTAACAATATCTATGGCACCAGTAACAGCTACGATTACAGAAAGTTTTTTCGCTAAAGATTTAATATATTTTACTGCTCCTTCTATATTGTCTTCGTTTAATGAGTCATCTTCATTTGCATCCACACCTCTTGTTTTATTTATGTTAGCCTTTCCTACTGTTTTTATTTCTGACATATTACCTCTTATAACAGTAAATTTCACTTCTTCTAATAGCTTAAAGGTGGTTTCTGTTCTAAGCTTAGATGCACCTGCTCCCACTGGATCAAGTATAACGGGAATACTTAGCTCATTTGCTTTTTTCCCAGCCTTAATCATAGACTCAACAGTCCTTGAATTTAATGTTCCTATGTTAATAACCAATGCATTGCATATTGATGTAATTTCTTCAACTTCTTCTATATCATCAGCCATGATGGGAGAACCTCCGCAAGCTAACAATATATTTGCACAATCGTTAACTGTAACATAATTTGTAATATTGTGAACCAAAGGTGTGTTGTTTTTAACATTTTTTAAAACTTCTGAAAACATATTAAATCTCCTGCTTATTAGATTTAAACTAAAAATGGGATTTACCAACATGTGGTATATCCCATTCACTTTCATAAACAGTTCCCTCCGTTGGCATTATCCAAATCAGGTACGGTCGAAACTTACAGTTTCCTCTCAGCCTATTCATAAGCTCCCAATATTTAGTTTATCTAAATATATCACTGTTTATTATTCATGTCAAGTTCGTTTACCAACGACTTTATACTATCAAACATCTTTATTTTCTTTAATGTTTTTATAAGCAACAATCCAAGCATTGCTCCCATGAAAGATGATGGAAGAAATAATGGAATATAAGTAAAAATCGAACTTTTCGGTAATCCATAAAATAATCTCATAAATGGATACGAAATAATAGCACTAATTATTCCAGTACCTATTACCTCTCCTAATACTGCCCAATATAATTTTTGAAATCTTTTGTACAGTAGGCCTGAAAAGTAAGCTCCCACTATAGCTCCGATAACCGCCAATATAGGTCGTCCATTTAGTATCATTCTCAATATTCCAATTATCAGTGCACATACAAAACTCCAAGCTGGTCCCAGAAATACAGCAGCTATTACATTTATAAAATGTTGAAAAGGTGCCATTCCAGGAATCCATACAAAAGTATTTAGTACATAACCCATACATGCCAGCAATGCTGTAAAAATTTTTTTTTTTAAAATAATACTTTTACTTTTTATCATTTTATCTCCTTTTTTGTTATTTTTATTAGATAGGATTATAGAAAAAGGCACGAAAAGAAGATTACACCCTCGGTGGTGTACCCCTTTTTATGCCTTTAACATAAAACATTTCATCTTGTTACTGTAAAATTGTTTTGTTCAGAAAATTATACGTTGAAACTTGGTGACTTTATTTTATTTATTATCACACATAAAATTAATGTAATAACTATTACTGGAACTGTACTTCCAATAATAATATCCATGTTTAACAACATTCTATATATGGCAAATCCTATAAGCCAAATAATAAAGTTTTTCTTATTCACGGACTTTTTCAGATTATCTTTTTTTAGAATATAGTAATCTGCAATCAACACTGCAATCATAGGAGAAAACACTGAGCCTATTAACAATAAGAAGTTTTCAAATTGTTCCACAGGCAATAAAATTGCAGTTACAGTGCCAACAATACACACCAGTATAGACATGTATTTTTCAGATAGTTTATTGTTAATTGTTTTTAAACTTACTCCTGCAGAATAAACATCTAAAAAAGTGGTTGTAACTGTTGAAAACAGTATTATTAGTACTCCAAGAATTCCAAATCCTGCCTTATACATGATAATAGCAATATCACTTTCACCAGTAAAAATCGCTGCTCCTAAACCGATAGTATACATAAATACACTTCCAAAAAAATATGTAATTACACTTACTTTTGTTGCGATTAATGGATGCTTTGCATCCTTGGTATAATCCGAGATCAAAGGTAACCAAGAAAGAGGCATTGCTATAGACAGTTCTATTGCTGCACCTAAACTCAATTGCCCATTAATATGTGTTAATGGACCTCCTTTAAAAACTGTGAAACCTAATAAAATTGTTAAAATAAACAATCCTCCCACGGCAACAACATTAACCTTCTCCAAATTTTTAGGACCAATAATCACCCATGCAAGAATTACTGCTCCAATTATACTGCATAACAACAAATTAGTA
This region includes:
- the thiM gene encoding hydroxyethylthiazole kinase — its product is MFSEVLKNVKNNTPLVHNITNYVTVNDCANILLACGGSPIMADDIEEVEEITSICNALVINIGTLNSRTVESMIKAGKKANELSIPVILDPVGAGASKLRTETTFKLLEEVKFTVIRGNMSEIKTVGKANINKTRGVDANEDDSLNEDNIEGAVKYIKSLAKKLSVIVAVTGAIDIVTDGSKTYLIRNGHPLMSKISGTGCMLSSIVGAYCGANKSNFLEATAAAVCSMGLCGELAYEKMKKNDDGTSLLKAHLIDYISKLDVQILKEGAKLEIK
- the thiW gene encoding energy coupling factor transporter S component ThiW is translated as MIKSKSIILKKKIFTALLACMGYVLNTFVWIPGMAPFQHFINVIAAVFLGPAWSFVCALIIGILRMILNGRPILAVIGAIVGAYFSGLLYKRFQKLYWAVLGEVIGTGIISAIISYPFMRLFYGLPKSSIFTYIPLFLPSSFMGAMLGLLLIKTLKKIKMFDSIKSLVNELDMNNKQ
- the cytX gene encoding putative hydroxymethylpyrimidine transporter CytX yields the protein MESYKTSTFSNGLLWFGASVSIAEIFTGTLFSSLGFAKGFIAILVGHIIGCVLLFFAGMIGAKSGKSSMESVGLSFGNRGRNFFALLNVLQLMGWTSVMIIQGARAMSIMLNTTIDTHTNLLLCSIIGAVILAWVIIGPKNLEKVNVVAVGGLFILTILLGFTVFKGGPLTHINGQLSLGAAIELSIAMPLSWLPLISDYTKDAKHPLIATKVSVITYFFGSVFMYTIGLGAAIFTGESDIAIIMYKAGFGILGVLIILFSTVTTTFLDVYSAGVSLKTINNKLSEKYMSILVCIVGTVTAILLPVEQFENFLLLIGSVFSPMIAVLIADYYILKKDNLKKSVNKKNFIIWLIGFAIYRMLLNMDIIIGSTVPVIVITLILCVIINKIKSPSFNV